The proteins below are encoded in one region of Serratia symbiotica:
- a CDS encoding IS3 family transposase (programmed frameshift), which yields MKKRNFSAEFKRESAQLVVDQNYTVADAASAMDVGLSTMTRWVKQLRDERQGKIPKASPITPEQIEIRELRKKIQRIEMENEIFKKGYRALDVRLPEQFSIIGKLRAHYPVVTLCHVFGVHRSSYKYWKNRPEKPDGRRAVLRSQVLELHSVSHGSAGARSIATMATMKGFRMGRWLAGRLMKELGLVSCQQPTHRYKCGGLEHIAIPNHLERQFAVTEPNQVWCGDVTYIWTGRRWAYLAVVLDLFARKPVGWAMSFSPDSRLTIKALEMAWEARGKPAGVMFHSDQGSHYTSRQFRQSLWRYRIRQSMSRRGNCWDNSPMERFFRSLKNEWVPVTGYINFSDAAHAITDYIVGYYSALRPHEYNGGLPPNESENRYWKNSNAVASFS from the exons ATGAAAAAAAGAAATTTCAGTGCAGAGTTCAAACGCGAATCCGCTCAACTGGTCGTTGACCAGAACTACACCGTGGCAGATGCAGCCAGTGCTATGGATGTCGGCCTTTCCACAATGACGCGATGGGTGAAGCAGTTGCGTGATGAGCGGCAGGGAAAAATACCTAAAGCCTCTCCCATTACTCCTGAACAAATTGAAATACGTGAGCTGAGGAAAAAAATACAACGTATTGAAATGGAAAACGAAATAT TTAAAAAAGGCTACCGCGCTCTTGATGTCAGACTCCCTGAACAGTTCTCGATAATCGGGAAACTCAGAGCGCATTATCCGGTGGTCACACTCTGCCACGTGTTCGGGGTTCATCGCAGCAGCTACAAATACTGGAAAAACCGTCCTGAAAAACCAGATGGCAGACGAGCTGTATTACGCAGCCAGGTACTGGAACTGCATAGCGTCAGCCATGGCTCTGCTGGCGCAAGGAGTATCGCAACTATGGCAACCATGAAGGGCTTCAGGATGGGACGATGGCTCGCCGGCAGGCTCATGAAAGAGCTGGGGCTGGTCAGTTGTCAACAGCCCACTCATCGGTATAAATGCGGTGGCCTTGAACACATCGCTATCCCGAATCACCTTGAGCGGCAGTTCGCAGTGACAGAGCCTAATCAGGTGTGGTGTGGCGATGTGACCTATATCTGGACAGGCAGGCGCTGGGCCTACCTCGCCGTTGTTCTCGACCTGTTCGCGAGAAAACCGGTGGGCTGGGCAATGTCGTTCTCACCGGACAGCAGGCTGACCATCAAAGCGCTGGAGATGGCGTGGGAGGCCCGGGGAAAACCAGCCGGAGTGATGTTCCACAGCGATCAGGGCAGCCATTACACAAGCAGACAGTTCCGGCAGTCACTGTGGAGGTATCGGATCAGACAGAGTATGAGTCGGCGTGGAAACTGCTGGGATAATAGCCCAATGGAGCGCTTCTTCAGGAGTCTGAAGAACGAATGGGTACCGGTGACGGGTTACATAAACTTCAGCGATGCAGCCCACGCAATAACGGACTATATCGTTGGGTATTACAGCGCGCTCAGGCCGCATGAATATAACGGTGGGTTACCACCAAACGAATCGGAAAACCGATACTGGAAAAACTCTAACGCGGTGGCCAGTTTTAGTTGA
- a CDS encoding DEAD/DEAH box helicase: MSIENFEMELDKIKNSKGKKINLVEDFLIDIYRRLDHTENYNSCIKAICHIANLQLEDAMVQQLLHDCIIKSRIFLYDDMLGNSDIGYNPNISPQDIFLKSFYTSSVSETTLTKPQKEIFNEFQKSRRLIVSAPTSFGKTRIIREIISHNEYKMVVIIMPTVSLLSEAYNDFKHEFSDRYIVSKSSKIKIEEKKEYILILTPERMSVLMQDNINLRVDFFVMDEIYKADYKLNDDRYKVFADILYRLTKSGADLYLIGPYISAFSEKFRSKFNIKMLRYDIEIVQKDYYELDVVSRRGSHLIEGVDIRVVGDKYKNLKKITGNDKIDGKYLIYRYQKQYVESLAEKFIKDLDDKEYNRSLVDYLENNISKSWSLVQCLKKGVAFHHGAMPRHIQDLLIDEFNKNNEEGVKYLFCTTSLTEGVNSTAKNVVLYDLKIGDGNQIKSLDRRNIEGRAGRFMQHFLGRVFYFDHVDRDINEDTNVEIEFVDSSNPDIETLVQLSESDISEDSRNKYKSFVEYLSGLNIPLNLLKDNKFVDISGQITLIEHLRNDANFANYHYSTQYPVIEKLESILSIIYDCLFTKSNRGRNFDGDIGKKILLDLTKYYIYKQPSFPVLLNSGTLKYLREKENARIRLTFDLITKYFEFIWPRYIKAFENLFNFVAGEKGTKNISLDYIVSLLEYGTNNNHEIILRDAGIPREIIIKISTIFFNCESYQDVQSIYKKRRNEIINKLSNIELRILDKYI; this comes from the coding sequence ATGAGTATTGAAAATTTTGAAATGGAATTAGATAAAATCAAAAACTCAAAAGGCAAGAAAATCAATCTAGTTGAAGATTTTCTAATCGATATTTACCGTCGCCTTGATCATACTGAGAATTATAATTCGTGTATTAAAGCTATATGCCATATTGCAAACCTTCAATTAGAAGATGCTATGGTTCAACAACTTTTACACGATTGCATCATTAAATCGAGAATATTTTTATATGATGATATGTTAGGGAATAGTGATATCGGTTATAACCCAAACATTTCTCCACAAGACATATTTTTGAAATCTTTCTATACAAGTTCGGTGTCTGAAACAACGCTAACTAAACCGCAAAAAGAGATTTTTAATGAGTTTCAGAAGAGTAGGCGATTGATTGTAAGCGCTCCAACTTCATTTGGGAAAACTAGAATAATTAGAGAGATCATTTCTCACAATGAATACAAAATGGTTGTTATCATTATGCCGACAGTATCATTACTTTCTGAAGCATATAATGATTTCAAGCATGAATTCTCTGATAGATATATAGTGTCAAAGTCATCTAAAATAAAAATAGAGGAAAAAAAAGAATATATCCTTATTCTTACGCCAGAAAGAATGAGTGTTTTAATGCAAGATAATATTAATTTGAGAGTCGACTTTTTTGTAATGGATGAGATTTATAAGGCTGACTATAAACTAAATGATGATAGATATAAAGTATTTGCTGATATATTATATAGACTAACAAAAAGCGGTGCAGACTTATACTTGATTGGTCCATACATTAGCGCATTCAGTGAAAAGTTCAGAAGTAAGTTTAATATCAAGATGCTGAGGTATGATATTGAAATAGTCCAAAAAGATTATTATGAACTTGATGTTGTTTCTCGGAGAGGTTCACACCTTATCGAGGGGGTTGATATTCGTGTCGTTGGTGATAAATATAAAAATCTTAAAAAAATAACAGGAAATGATAAAATTGATGGTAAATATTTGATATATAGATATCAAAAACAATATGTGGAAAGTTTAGCTGAAAAATTCATAAAAGATTTAGATGATAAAGAATACAACAGAAGCCTCGTCGACTATCTGGAGAATAATATCTCTAAGAGTTGGTCATTGGTTCAGTGCTTAAAGAAAGGTGTTGCCTTTCATCATGGTGCAATGCCGAGGCATATACAAGATCTACTTATAGATGAGTTTAATAAAAATAACGAAGAAGGCGTTAAGTATTTGTTTTGCACTACATCGCTAACTGAAGGTGTAAACTCCACTGCCAAAAATGTCGTTCTTTATGATCTAAAAATTGGAGATGGAAATCAAATAAAAAGTCTCGATAGAAGAAATATTGAAGGTCGGGCTGGCCGATTTATGCAACACTTTCTTGGTAGAGTTTTTTATTTCGACCATGTTGATAGGGATATTAATGAGGATACTAATGTAGAAATAGAGTTTGTGGATAGTAGTAATCCAGATATAGAAACATTGGTTCAGTTAAGCGAGAGTGATATAAGTGAAGATTCTCGAAATAAATATAAAAGTTTTGTTGAGTATCTAAGTGGGTTAAATATCCCACTCAATCTTTTAAAGGATAATAAGTTCGTCGATATCAGCGGTCAGATAACGTTGATAGAGCATTTGAGAAATGATGCTAATTTTGCTAATTATCACTATTCCACTCAATATCCTGTCATTGAAAAGCTGGAAAGTATTCTGTCAATTATCTATGATTGCTTATTTACTAAAAGCAATCGTGGAAGGAATTTTGATGGTGATATAGGGAAAAAAATATTATTGGATTTGACTAAGTATTATATTTATAAGCAACCCTCTTTTCCCGTTCTTCTAAACTCTGGAACTCTAAAATATTTAAGGGAAAAAGAAAATGCTCGTATAAGGCTAACCTTTGATCTAATAACAAAGTACTTTGAATTCATTTGGCCCCGGTATATAAAAGCTTTTGAGAACCTATTCAATTTTGTAGCAGGAGAGAAAGGGACAAAGAATATAAGTCTGGATTACATTGTTTCTCTTCTGGAGTATGGTACGAATAATAATCATGAAATTATCCTGCGTGATGCAGGTATACCAAGAGAGATAATAATAAAAATATCAACTATATTTTTTAATTGTGAGAGTTATCAGGATGTTCAATCAATATACAAAAAAAGAAGGAACGAAATAATAAATAAGTTGAGCAATATAGAATTAAGAATTTTAGACAAATATATTTAA
- a CDS encoding Hachiman antiphage defense system protein HamA, with translation MDDSIKIRINNQIFKYEVRLPSSGVDDNTFTLDFFDGKYRQDDLVGLIRDVVPYFSLTADEMKELDPSEINKRSFTRISDARRQAKGDYGELMLFLILSIFYDVPKFVTKARLRSTTREQIKGFDCAHFSVDNGKITLWLGEAKFHQSISGAISSALSSLSEHLNDKSRIASELKLLGGEIEINKTLDKNLYLQLKSYVDGGKSLDSVEIAVPVLLTYDSKYILQCCGKGKVIINQDPFLSELGTELTKHFQDIYKKSWPKDSNIKLVFFLFPFEDIAKLKEKIELVEQAMKF, from the coding sequence ATGGATGACTCAATAAAAATAAGAATCAACAACCAAATCTTTAAGTACGAAGTTAGACTACCTTCATCTGGTGTTGATGATAACACATTTACACTGGATTTTTTTGATGGCAAGTATCGTCAAGATGACTTGGTTGGATTGATCCGAGATGTTGTCCCTTACTTCTCCTTAACAGCAGATGAAATGAAAGAGCTAGATCCCTCTGAGATCAATAAACGCAGCTTTACTCGAATCTCTGATGCCAGACGACAGGCAAAGGGAGATTATGGAGAGTTAATGCTATTTTTAATTCTGAGTATTTTCTATGATGTTCCGAAATTCGTAACTAAAGCAAGATTACGTTCTACAACGAGAGAGCAGATAAAGGGATTTGATTGCGCTCACTTCTCTGTGGATAATGGTAAAATTACTCTTTGGCTAGGCGAGGCAAAATTTCACCAATCCATCAGCGGAGCTATTTCATCAGCACTAAGTTCATTGTCTGAGCATCTTAACGACAAAAGCAGAATAGCAAGTGAACTGAAATTATTAGGTGGTGAAATAGAGATAAATAAGACACTTGATAAAAATCTTTACCTGCAATTGAAAAGCTATGTTGATGGTGGAAAAAGTTTAGATTCAGTCGAAATTGCCGTCCCTGTATTATTGACTTACGATAGTAAATATATACTTCAGTGCTGTGGTAAAGGTAAGGTTATAATTAATCAAGACCCTTTCCTCTCAGAGCTGGGAACTGAACTGACTAAACATTTTCAAGATATATATAAAAAAAGCTGGCCAAAAGACTCCAACATCAAATTAGTGTTTTTCCTTTTTCCTTTTGAAGATATTGCAAAGTTGAAAGAAAAGATTGAGTTAGTTGAACAGGCGATGAAGTTTTAA
- a CDS encoding tyrosine-type recombinase/integrase, protein MKTTLSQAFIINKLSIGVKPTLNHAGKVVFEANPEHKPYIVFDDHRDSPVGFGVKVSLTKKTYVIQRRVSSGDRSVSEGKKPSSVLKVKVGNVSDFPNIDQAREVARQLVQTMIATKRNPNRIKRETEASELTISEVFAQYRNHLMGRSKPAKPNTLNVLSKAENRLSEWSGLRVKDLTGNEILRKFDEIASRARTAAEQTFRWANVAVKHAIEIEAGNAQTQQRQPSLSYNPFSILKVQKKFRTRSELEDSYRAKGVRNPLSPKDTLGRFLTALHNKRSFNRLGCDYLLLTVLLGARKEETASLCWREAITNEEAKTTSYVDLESRMIRFYDTKNRNDHELPICDAVKRILEDRRDIVQEAETRPEKQKWVFPARSNRSKAGHYSDSKSLREYICADAGITKLGMHDLRRTFGRVAEELTSYAVVKRLLNHRNTTDPTERYAVPDEERVFEALQRIELHMLMTAPKLYNTLLASAQYPPLPEVQ, encoded by the coding sequence TTGAAAACAACTCTCAGTCAGGCTTTTATTATCAATAAGTTAAGCATTGGTGTGAAGCCCACCCTTAACCATGCGGGAAAAGTCGTTTTCGAAGCAAACCCAGAGCATAAACCTTACATAGTTTTTGATGACCACCGCGACTCACCAGTTGGCTTTGGTGTGAAGGTCAGTTTGACGAAAAAAACGTATGTAATCCAGAGAAGAGTGTCTTCCGGTGATCGTAGTGTGAGTGAAGGTAAGAAACCTAGTTCTGTGCTCAAAGTAAAAGTTGGCAATGTTTCTGATTTTCCGAATATCGATCAAGCTCGTGAAGTAGCCCGACAGTTGGTTCAGACCATGATCGCAACAAAGAGGAATCCCAATAGAATCAAGCGAGAAACAGAGGCTTCTGAACTCACTATCAGCGAAGTCTTTGCTCAATACAGAAATCATTTGATGGGTAGATCTAAACCAGCGAAACCCAACACACTTAATGTGCTGAGCAAAGCAGAAAACAGGCTTTCTGAATGGTCAGGGCTTCGAGTGAAGGATTTAACAGGCAATGAAATTCTTCGCAAGTTTGATGAAATCGCAAGTAGAGCAAGGACGGCCGCAGAGCAAACATTCCGCTGGGCTAACGTTGCTGTAAAACACGCAATCGAGATTGAAGCAGGGAATGCTCAGACCCAGCAACGACAACCCTCTTTGTCCTACAATCCATTCTCTATCTTGAAAGTTCAGAAGAAGTTCAGGACTCGTTCTGAGCTTGAGGATAGCTATCGTGCTAAAGGTGTTAGAAATCCGCTTTCTCCAAAAGACACCTTAGGTAGGTTTTTGACTGCATTACACAATAAGAGAAGCTTTAACCGCCTTGGTTGTGATTATCTTCTACTGACTGTCCTGTTAGGTGCCAGAAAAGAAGAAACAGCATCTTTGTGTTGGAGGGAAGCTATCACCAATGAAGAAGCAAAAACGACCAGTTATGTTGATCTTGAAAGCCGAATGATTCGATTCTACGACACTAAAAACCGTAATGATCATGAGCTTCCGATCTGCGATGCAGTTAAGAGGATTTTAGAAGATAGACGGGACATTGTTCAGGAAGCAGAAACTCGTCCAGAAAAACAGAAATGGGTATTCCCTGCTCGATCAAATCGTAGCAAAGCCGGCCATTACTCTGACAGTAAAAGTTTGAGAGAGTATATTTGTGCCGACGCTGGTATTACTAAACTTGGTATGCATGATTTGAGGCGAACATTTGGGCGTGTAGCCGAAGAGCTTACGTCATATGCTGTTGTGAAAAGGTTGCTAAACCATCGCAACACTACAGACCCGACAGAAAGATATGCGGTACCTGACGAAGAACGAGTATTTGAAGCTCTTCAACGGATTGAGTTGCACATGCTGATGACAGCACCTAAGTTATACAATACATTGTTAGCTTCAGCACAGTATCCGCCGTTGCCAGAGGTTCAATAG
- the mutS gene encoding DNA mismatch repair protein MutS → MNEDINKDFSSHTPMMQQYLRLKAQHPEILLFYRMGDFYELFYDDAKRASQLLDISLTKRGASAGEPIPMAGVPHHAVENYLARLVQLGESVAICEQIGDPATSKGPVERKVVRIVTPGTITDEALLQERQDNLLAAIWQDTRGFGYATLDVSSGRFRIAEPQDSETMAAELQRTNPAELLYPENFEQMALIEQRHGLRRRQLWEFELETARQQLNLQFGTRDLIGFGVEQAHRALRAAGCLLQYVKDTQRTSLPHIRGITMERQQDGIIMDAATRRNLELTQNLSGGSENTLAAILDHTVTPMGSRMLKRWLHMPTRNINVLNDRQQAIGKLQDLYSDLQPSLRQVGDQERILARLALRTARPRDLARMRHAFQQLPDIRALLQNVDTPHAQQLLSQVGQFDALLDLLERAIVESPPVLVRDGGVIAPGYNSELDEWRELADGASDYLDRLEIREREKLGLDTLKVGFNGVHGYYIQVSRGQSHLVPIHYVRRQTLKNAERYIIPELKEYEDKVLTSKGKALAIEKNLYDELFDLLLPHLAELQQSAAALAELDVLTNLAERADTLHYVCPTMSEQPGLHITEGRHPVVEQVLSEPFIPNPLSLSPQRRMLIITGPNMGGKSTYMRQTALIVLMAHIGSYVPATKAHIGPVDRIFTRVGAADDLASGRSTFMVEMTETANILHNATKHSLVLMDEIGRGTSTYDGLSLAWACAENLANRIKAMTLFATHYFELTTLPEKMEGVVNVHLDALEHGDTIAFMHSVQDGAASKSYGLAVAALAGVPSDVIKRARQKLRELESLSHHTAAGTVDATQMTLLDEETSPAVAALEALNPDSLSPRQALEWLYKLKNMM, encoded by the coding sequence ATGAACGAAGACATTAACAAGGACTTCTCCAGCCATACGCCGATGATGCAGCAGTATCTTCGATTAAAAGCACAGCATCCCGAAATCCTGCTGTTCTACCGCATGGGTGACTTCTACGAGTTGTTCTATGACGACGCCAAACGCGCATCGCAATTGTTGGATATTTCCCTGACCAAGCGCGGAGCCTCGGCGGGTGAACCTATCCCGATGGCTGGCGTGCCGCACCATGCGGTGGAGAACTATCTGGCTAGGCTGGTGCAGTTAGGTGAATCTGTCGCCATCTGCGAGCAGATCGGCGATCCAGCCACCAGCAAAGGACCGGTCGAACGCAAAGTGGTTCGCATCGTCACCCCTGGTACCATTACCGATGAAGCGCTGCTGCAAGAGCGTCAGGATAACCTGCTGGCGGCGATCTGGCAGGATACTCGCGGTTTTGGCTACGCGACGCTGGACGTCAGCTCTGGCCGCTTCCGTATCGCCGAGCCGCAAGATAGTGAAACCATGGCAGCAGAGTTACAACGCACCAACCCTGCAGAACTTCTCTATCCAGAAAACTTTGAACAGATGGCGCTGATCGAACAGCGTCACGGCCTGCGCCGCCGCCAACTGTGGGAATTTGAGCTGGAGACTGCGCGCCAGCAGCTCAATTTGCAGTTCGGTACCCGCGATTTGATCGGCTTCGGCGTTGAGCAGGCGCATCGGGCACTGCGCGCCGCTGGCTGCTTACTACAATATGTCAAAGATACCCAACGTACTTCACTGCCACATATTCGTGGCATCACTATGGAACGACAGCAGGACGGCATCATCATGGATGCTGCCACACGTCGTAACCTAGAACTGACCCAAAACCTGTCCGGGGGTAGTGAAAATACACTGGCGGCGATCCTCGACCATACCGTGACACCCATGGGTAGCCGCATGCTAAAGCGCTGGCTGCACATGCCGACCCGCAACATCAACGTGTTGAACGATCGCCAGCAGGCCATTGGCAAGCTGCAAGATCTATATAGCGATTTGCAGCCTTCGCTGCGACAGGTTGGCGATCAGGAGCGCATCCTGGCGCGTCTGGCGCTACGCACCGCCCGTCCACGCGACCTGGCACGTATGCGCCACGCTTTCCAACAGTTGCCGGACATTCGCGCATTATTGCAAAATGTGGATACACCGCATGCGCAACAGTTACTGTCGCAGGTTGGTCAATTCGATGCGTTGTTGGATCTGCTGGAACGGGCGATAGTCGAATCCCCACCAGTGCTGGTGCGCGATGGCGGTGTTATTGCCCCTGGCTACAATAGCGAACTGGACGAGTGGCGCGAACTGGCGGACGGTGCCAGCGACTATCTGGATCGACTGGAAATCCGCGAGCGTGAAAAGTTGGGGCTTGATACTCTAAAGGTGGGCTTCAATGGCGTGCACGGCTATTACATTCAGGTCAGCCGTGGACAAAGCCATCTGGTGCCAATCCATTACGTACGCCGTCAGACGCTGAAAAACGCCGAGCGCTATATCATTCCTGAACTAAAAGAGTATGAAGACAAGGTTCTGACTTCCAAAGGCAAGGCTCTGGCGATCGAAAAAAACTTGTACGACGAGCTGTTCGATCTACTGCTGCCACATCTGGCGGAGTTGCAGCAAAGCGCTGCTGCACTGGCCGAGCTAGACGTGCTGACCAACCTGGCCGAACGCGCCGATACCCTACACTATGTTTGCCCCACGATGAGCGAACAACCGGGGCTTCACATTACCGAAGGCCGCCACCCGGTAGTGGAACAGGTGCTGAGCGAACCTTTCATCCCCAACCCGCTGTCACTGTCGCCACAGCGCCGTATGCTGATCATAACTGGCCCCAACATGGGCGGTAAAAGCACCTATATGCGCCAAACGGCATTGATTGTCCTGATGGCGCACATTGGTAGCTATGTGCCAGCCACTAAAGCCCATATCGGCCCAGTGGATCGCATCTTTACCCGCGTTGGTGCTGCGGATGATCTAGCCTCAGGCCGTTCTACCTTTATGGTGGAGATGACCGAAACTGCCAATATCCTGCACAATGCTACCAAGCACAGCCTGGTGCTGATGGATGAAATCGGCCGGGGCACCTCTACCTACGATGGTCTATCACTGGCCTGGGCGTGCGCTGAAAATCTGGCCAACCGCATCAAAGCCATGACACTGTTCGCTACCCACTACTTCGAGCTGACCACCTTGCCGGAGAAAATGGAAGGCGTGGTCAACGTGCATCTGGATGCACTAGAGCACGGCGACACCATCGCCTTTATGCACAGCGTGCAAGACGGTGCAGCGAGCAAGAGTTACGGCTTGGCGGTTGCAGCACTGGCCGGTGTACCGAGCGATGTCATCAAACGCGCACGTCAAAAACTGCGTGAATTAGAGTCGCTCTCCCACCACACCGCCGCTGGCACCGTTGATGCAACTCAGATGACGTTGTTGGATGAGGAAACCTCACCCGCAGTGGCAGCGCTGGAGGCATTGAACCCAGATTCACTATCGCCGCGTCAGGCGCTAGAGTGGCTCTATAAGTTGAAAAACATGATGTGA
- the rpoS gene encoding RNA polymerase sigma factor RpoS, whose protein sequence is MSQNTLQVNELHDDTDFDQNGTEAESFDEKALLEEESSENDLAEEELLSQSVTQRVLDATQLYLGEIGYSPLLTAEEEVYFARRALRGDVLSRRRMIESNLRLVVKIARRYSNRGLALLDLIEEGNLGLIRAVEKFDPERGFRFSTYATWWIRQTIERAIMNQTRTIRLPIHIVKELNVYLRTARELSHRLDHEPSAEEIAEQLDKPVGDVSRMLRLNERITSVDTPLGGDSEKALLDILADEKDNGPEGTTQDDDMKQSIVKWLFELNAKQREVLARRFGLLGYESATLEDVGREIGLTRERVRQIQVEGLRRLREILQTQGLSIEALFRE, encoded by the coding sequence ATGAGCCAAAATACGCTACAAGTTAACGAGTTACATGATGATACGGATTTCGACCAAAATGGAACTGAAGCTGAATCATTTGATGAAAAAGCGCTGTTAGAAGAAGAGAGCAGCGAGAATGATTTAGCAGAAGAAGAACTATTGTCTCAAAGTGTTACCCAGCGTGTATTGGATGCGACACAGCTTTATTTGGGTGAGATCGGCTATTCCCCCCTGCTTACCGCAGAGGAAGAGGTTTATTTTGCACGGCGTGCTCTGCGCGGTGATGTGCTATCCCGCCGTCGTATGATAGAAAGCAACCTTCGTTTGGTGGTGAAAATTGCTCGCCGCTACAGCAACCGTGGCCTGGCACTGCTGGATCTGATTGAAGAGGGTAACCTTGGTCTGATCCGCGCAGTGGAAAAGTTTGACCCGGAACGCGGTTTCCGTTTCTCCACCTATGCAACCTGGTGGATACGTCAGACGATTGAACGGGCCATTATGAACCAAACCCGTACCATCCGCCTGCCTATCCATATCGTCAAAGAGCTTAATGTCTACCTGCGCACCGCGCGCGAGCTTTCTCACAGACTGGATCATGAACCGAGCGCTGAAGAGATTGCGGAGCAACTCGACAAACCAGTCGGTGACGTTAGTCGTATGCTGCGTCTCAATGAGCGTATCACCTCGGTTGATACGCCATTGGGCGGTGATTCAGAGAAAGCGCTGCTAGATATTCTGGCCGACGAGAAAGACAACGGGCCTGAAGGCACCACGCAAGATGATGATATGAAACAGAGCATCGTCAAGTGGCTATTTGAGCTGAATGCCAAACAGCGGGAAGTGCTGGCCCGGCGTTTTGGTCTGCTGGGCTACGAATCGGCAACGTTGGAAGATGTAGGCCGGGAGATTGGTCTAACGCGTGAACGTGTGCGTCAGATTCAGGTTGAAGGGTTGCGCCGCCTGCGCGAAATTTTACAGACGCAGGGGCTTAGCATTGAGGCATTGTTCCGCGAATAA
- the nlpD gene encoding murein hydrolase activator NlpD yields MMNLRRVAVCMLLSWWLAGCTNNTSTPAPISSVGGDGAAASGNVGGQQASSDGRIVYNRSYESIPKGSYSGNTYTVKRGDTLFYIAWITGNDFRDLAQRNNIPEPYSLNVGQSIQLGNDSANGDGGMLVATDATKGGVPKPPSSNQMQTAMVDSYSTNAYSNDSDKQNVLSAAVGSAVSPVIAPAAAPPVSSTASISSWRWPAEGKIIDNFSSSEGGNKGVDIAGPAGQPIFATAEGRVVYAGNALRGYGNLIIIKHNDDYLSAYAHNDTMLVREQQEVKAGQKVATMGSTGTSSVRLHFEIRYKGKSVNPLHYLPQR; encoded by the coding sequence ATGATGAATTTACGCCGGGTTGCGGTGTGTATGTTGTTAAGTTGGTGGCTGGCGGGTTGTACGAATAATACATCGACACCAGCCCCCATCAGCAGCGTGGGCGGTGATGGAGCCGCTGCATCTGGTAATGTCGGCGGCCAGCAGGCTAGCTCTGATGGCCGCATTGTTTACAACCGCAGCTACGAGTCGATTCCTAAAGGGAGCTACAGCGGTAATACATATACCGTCAAGCGCGGGGATACACTATTTTATATTGCCTGGATCACCGGTAACGATTTTCGGGATTTGGCACAGCGCAATAATATTCCCGAACCTTACAGTCTGAATGTAGGCCAAAGTATTCAACTTGGTAATGATTCTGCCAACGGAGACGGTGGCATGCTGGTGGCAACCGATGCCACCAAAGGGGGCGTTCCCAAACCGCCATCCAGCAACCAGATGCAAACTGCAATGGTTGATTCTTACTCAACTAACGCGTATTCTAATGATTCGGATAAACAAAATGTATTATCCGCAGCAGTTGGGAGCGCAGTGTCTCCTGTTATCGCCCCGGCAGCCGCTCCACCTGTGAGCAGCACCGCGTCGATAAGCAGTTGGAGATGGCCGGCTGAGGGTAAGATTATTGATAACTTTTCCTCATCAGAAGGTGGGAATAAAGGAGTCGATATCGCCGGCCCCGCTGGGCAGCCTATCTTCGCTACCGCCGAGGGTCGCGTAGTGTATGCAGGCAATGCTTTACGGGGTTACGGCAATCTAATCATCATCAAACATAATGATGATTACCTGAGTGCCTACGCTCACAACGACACAATGCTGGTTCGGGAACAACAAGAAGTGAAAGCGGGTCAAAAAGTAGCCACCATGGGTAGCACCGGAACCAGTTCAGTACGTTTGCATTTTGAAATTCGTTACAAGGGGAAATCCGTAAACCCGCTGCATTATCTTCCGCAGCGATAG
- a CDS encoding protein-L-isoaspartate(D-aspartate) O-methyltransferase, with product MVNKRMQTLLTQLRQQGILDERLLQAIEAVPRERFVDEAFEHKVYENTALPIGSGQTISQPYMVARMTQLLNLKPTSRVLEIGTGSGYQTAILAHLVQHVCSVERIKVLQWQAKRRLKQLDLHNVSTRHGDGWQGWASRGPFDAIIVTAAPTEIPQALMEQLDDGGMLVLPLGEQAQTLKRIQRRGNEFAIDSVEAVRFVPLVRGELA from the coding sequence ATGGTGAACAAGCGTATGCAAACTTTGCTGACGCAGCTACGCCAGCAGGGAATACTGGACGAACGGTTGCTACAGGCGATCGAGGCTGTGCCGCGTGAACGTTTTGTTGACGAGGCGTTTGAACACAAGGTCTATGAAAATACCGCGCTGCCTATCGGTTCAGGCCAGACTATTTCACAGCCTTATATGGTGGCGCGGATGACCCAACTGCTGAACCTGAAGCCCACCTCACGGGTGCTAGAGATTGGCACTGGCTCCGGTTATCAAACCGCCATTCTGGCACATCTAGTACAACACGTTTGCTCCGTTGAACGCATTAAAGTCCTGCAATGGCAGGCCAAGCGCCGTTTGAAACAGCTCGATCTTCATAATGTCTCTACCCGCCATGGTGACGGTTGGCAGGGTTGGGCATCGCGTGGCCCATTCGATGCGATTATCGTCACCGCTGCGCCGACGGAAATTCCGCAGGCGTTAATGGAACAACTGGACGATGGTGGCATGCTGGTGCTACCGCTGGGGGAACAAGCTCAAACCCTCAAACGTATCCAACGTCGTGGCAATGAATTTGCCATCGACAGCGTTGAAGCGGTGCGCTTTGTGCCACTGGTAAGAGGTGAACTGGCCTAG